From a single Streptomyces rubradiris genomic region:
- a CDS encoding FecCD family ABC transporter permease, translating into MSAATASAPPPDTAPDAAPGSRTARTRAALRPAGLLLGVVLLAAAAALSLAVGTKGIPLDQVWSGLFTPSGTENDAIVRELRLPRTLIGVAVGAALGLGGAIMQTLTRNPLADPGLLGVNAGASAAVVTAIGVLDITSFTGYLWFALAGAAVAATAVHALGGGRWATPVRLALAGTAVNAALFGYVNGLSLWHLSTLDEMRYWSVGTLAKRDVSLLLTVAPLLVAGALLAFALARPLGAIALGEDHALALGTRVRRVRVLSVVAITLLCGGATAVCGPIAFIGLMIPHAARAFCGPDPRWLMPYCAVFAPVLLLVSDVVGRIVVPPSEIEVGTVTAFLGGLLFIHLVRQRKVAQL; encoded by the coding sequence ATGAGCGCCGCCACCGCGTCCGCCCCGCCGCCGGACACCGCCCCGGACGCGGCACCCGGCTCCCGGACCGCGCGCACCCGGGCCGCGCTGCGCCCGGCCGGTCTGCTCCTCGGAGTCGTGCTGCTGGCGGCGGCGGCCGCCCTGTCACTGGCCGTGGGCACCAAGGGAATCCCCCTCGACCAGGTCTGGTCCGGCCTGTTCACCCCGTCGGGCACCGAGAACGACGCGATCGTGCGGGAGTTGAGACTGCCGCGCACGCTGATCGGCGTCGCGGTCGGCGCGGCCCTGGGCCTGGGCGGCGCGATCATGCAGACCCTGACCCGCAACCCGCTCGCCGACCCCGGTCTGCTCGGCGTCAACGCGGGCGCCTCCGCGGCCGTGGTCACCGCGATCGGCGTCCTGGACATCACCTCGTTCACCGGGTACCTGTGGTTCGCCCTGGCCGGCGCGGCCGTCGCCGCCACCGCGGTGCACGCCCTCGGCGGCGGCCGATGGGCCACCCCGGTCCGGCTCGCGCTCGCCGGAACCGCCGTCAACGCGGCCCTGTTCGGCTACGTCAACGGCCTCTCGCTGTGGCACCTGAGCACCCTCGACGAGATGCGGTACTGGTCGGTCGGCACTCTCGCGAAGCGCGACGTGTCCCTCCTGCTCACCGTGGCACCGCTGCTGGTGGCCGGCGCGCTGCTCGCCTTCGCGCTGGCCCGGCCGCTCGGCGCGATCGCGCTCGGCGAGGACCACGCGCTGGCGCTCGGCACGCGGGTGCGGCGGGTACGGGTGCTGTCCGTCGTCGCCATCACCCTGCTGTGCGGCGGCGCGACCGCCGTGTGCGGCCCGATCGCCTTCATCGGCCTGATGATCCCGCATGCCGCCCGCGCCTTCTGCGGCCCCGACCCGCGCTGGCTCATGCCGTACTGCGCGGTGTTCGCCCCGGTGCTGCTGCTCGTCTCGGACGTCGTCGGGCGGATCGTCGTCCCGCCGTCGGAGATCGAGGTCGGCACCGTCACCGCGTTCCTCGGCGGACTCC